CGCGGGCGTTCAGGCAGATCAGCCGAGGCGTGCTTTCCATCAACGTGGCGGGGAGCTTTTCACGCCAGTCCAGCAGCAGGCAGAGGTGACGTCCGGCGAACAGCCAGTCCATGTCCAGCCGGTCCATGTAGCTGGCCGCGACTTCCGGCTGTCCTGCCCCCAGGGCCAGTTCGATAGCATCGTTGAGCCAGCCCAACTGGCCCAGCACACCGCAGGCGCGCAGGCGCAGACGGGTCAGCGCCGGACCCTGGAGATGGCCTTGCAGCGCCTTGGCCACCAGCGGCGGCAGGCGGAAGCAACTGGCGTCGGCGTCCATCGCGAGGAAGAAACCCTGCCCTTGCTGCAGGCGGTCGAACAGCTCACCGCCCTGCTCTTCCCACAGACCGGCGCAGATTTCCCGGTTGAAGCGCGGCAGGTATGCCAGGCCGCAGAGCATTGCCCCGGTCTCGCTGTCGAGACGGCCGAGCAGTTCCTGCGCCAGGTACGAGCGCAGCCAGGACGCCACTTCGCCCGGCGCATGCACACCGTCGCGGGCGCTGAGCAGCAGACGCGCGCCGGCGCACCAGCCCAGGGTCGCAGTCCACAGGCGTTCACGGCATTCGGCGTCATAGCCCTGGGCCTGGGCCAGCGCATCGCTCTCCTCGCGGGTGAAGGCCAGTTGCGTGACGCCCAGTTCGCAGAGGCGCTCGTCGAGCAGCAGACGCGAGAGGTTCCAGTCGGGCCGCTGGCGGCAACTGACCAGCAGGTACAATGGCGCTTCGCTCAGGCCCAGGAGGCGCTGTATCCAGCTATCGAGCTGGACGTCGGGGTCCTGCGGGTAATCGTCCAGCACCAGCCAGAGCGGTTGGCGGCGCAGTTGCAAAGCCAGCAGCACGCTGGCCGGGTCGCTGTCGAGCAACCCCAGCGTGTGGGCGATCTGCGCGCAACAGGCAGCGATGCTCAGCGGCTGGCCGGCACAGTCGAGCCAGAGGCGCGCGCAGCTTGCCGGCAGGCGCTCCAGCGCGGCACGCGCCAGCGCGCTCTTGCCGTAGCCGGCCGGGGCGCAGAGCAGGTTCAGGCGGCGAGGGGCTTCCAGCAAGGCTTGCAGCAGGTGTTCACGCGGTAGCTGCGTGGCGGACACGGACGCCGGAAGGCCGGCGGCAATGGCGGGGAAACTGGACATGGCGACACCCGTTTTCGTTGTAATTCGTGCTGCGTCGGGGTGCCAGCAGAGCATTCGCGGGATAGACGGGCAATCGGTCGTTCGGACTAGCCGGGGGACTAGCTCCGAAGCGGCGCCGCCCGCTCCCTGGGAGGGAAGCGGACGGCGCCGTTGTTTCAGCGGATCCCGGCGTTGCGCAGGGCGGCCGGGGTGAAGTCGGTCTGGCTGCTGCTCACACCGAACTGCGGTCCCTTGCGAGCCTCGTTGAGCAGCCCCATCGCAATATAGCGACCGGCGATCAGGTCGTTCAGCGACTGCACGGCATACACTGCGATGCCCTGTTCGTAGTCATTGACCTGGAAGCCCTCGCCGACGCGCCAGAGCTGGCCGCGGCCATCGTACTGGTCGGTGGCGACGATCGACCAGGTATCTTCGTCGATGTACATCCGGCGGGTCGCATAGATGTGCCGCTCGTTGGGCTTGAGCGTGGCTTCGACGACCCACACGCGGTGCAGCTCGTAGCGCGTCAGGTCGGGGTTGATGTGGCCGGCCTTGAGGATGTCGTCGTACTTGAGCTTGGTCGACCACAGGCGGTAGTTGTTGTAGGGGATGTACATCTCCTTCTTGCCCAGCAGCTTCCACTGGTAGCGGTCCGGAGCGCCGTTGTACATGTCCAGGTCGTCGGCGGTGCGCAAGCCGTCCGCAGCGGTGCCCGGGCCGTCGTAGGCAACCTGCGGGGCACGGCGCACGCGGCGCTGGCCGGCGTTGTAGATCCACGCCAGGCGCGGCTCCTTGACCTGGTCGATGGTCTCGTGGACCAGCAGCACGTTACCTGCCAGGCGCGCCGGCGCGGTCACCTGCTGCTTGTAATAGAACAGCACGTTGCTGCTCTGCGCCGCGTCGGCATCCTTGAGCATCTGCGGATAGGCGACGTCCTCGACGAAATTGATGGTGTTGTAGGAACCGTTGGTCTGCGGGGTGGCCTGCACGGTCTCGCGGTGCTGGTTGGTGCCGCGATAGCGGGTCATGTGGTTCCACACCACCTCGACGCCGTTCTTGGGGATCGGGAAGGCATAGTAGTGCGAAGTGAAGTTGGCCAGGCCGTTGCCGTCGTTGGTTTCCTGGGTACTCACCGCGCTCTGCTTCACGGCATCGTAGACCGACTGCGGCGAGGCCGCGGTGCGGCGGGTCTGGAACACCGGCATGCGGTAGCTGTCCGGGTAGCGCTTGAACATCGCCAGTTGCCCGGCGGTGAGCTTGTCCTTGTACTGCTCGGCGTTGGCCGCGCTGATCACGAACAGCGGCTTGTCATTGGGGAACGGGTCGGAGAGGAAGCCGTTCTCGACGTGCGCCGCGCCCGGCTGCAGGCCGCCGTTCCAGGCCGGGATGGTGCCGTCGGCATTGCCTTCCTTCTGCGCCCCCATCGGGGTCAGGCTGGTGCCGAGTTTCGCCGCCTCCTCCGCTGAAACCGCGGCCTGTACGGAACACGCCAGAAGGCTCAGGCCGAGGATGGCGCCCTTGATCATTGTGGTTGCTTGCATGTGGTCACCTGCTTAGAAGTTCACGCCGACGCTGACCGACATGTAGTCGCGGTCGGTCAGGGTGTTGTAATCGCCACCGAAGTAGTTGGTGTAACTGAGGCTCATGGTGTAGGTGTTCTGATAGTCGGCATCCAGGCCCAGGCTGATGGCCTTGGCGCCTTCCTCGAAGCTCGGGCCGGTGCCGTTGACGTCCTGCGACCAGGCCATGTTCGGCTTGAAGTTGATGCCGGCGATGACGTTCGGGTAATCGAGGATGCCGCGCACCCGGTAGCCCCACGAACTGGTGGTGTAGTAGCCCTTGTTGTTGCACTCCTGCTGCGGGTTGCTGGCGCCGGCGGTGCCCGGTGCAGTACCGACGCAGACCGACTGGTCGACCAGTTCGCCGGCGCCGAAGGTCGGGCTGCGGCCGAAACGCAGGCTGCCCAGGGAGTTGTCGATACCGCTGATGTGGTCATAGCCCACCTCGCCCACCAGGGTCAGGCGCTCGGCACCCAGCACCTGGTCGAAGAACTGGGTCGCGGTAACCTGCACCTGGGTGAACGGCAGGCGCTTGTAGCCCTGGATCGCCGCGCCCGGTGTGTTGCTGGCCTGACCGTCGAGGAACACCGGCGATACCGCCGTGGTCACGCCGTTGACCCGGCCGACCTGGTTCACCGCGGCGAGGTTGAGGTCCGCGGTGTTGATCTGCATCGGCATGTTCGGCCGGTAGCTGACTTCGCCGCTGAGCGCGACCCCCGAGAGGTTGGTCTGGAAGCTAAGGCCGTACAGGTGGATGTCTTCCGGGTAATCGACGAAGTAGCTCGCACCGCGTACCCGGCTGGCGGTGGTCAGCGCACTGGACGCCCCGGCGAAGGTGGTGCGGGTGAAGCTCAGGTAGGGGTTGCGGCTGTGATAGTTCATCACGTACGCCCCCAGCTCGGTGTCGTTCAGCTCCGGCAGGAACCAGCGCAGGGCCAGGCCGAACTGCCCGGAATCCCCCGGCTCGTGGTCGTCGGTACGCGGGATATAGGCGTTGGCACGGTTGGCCGCGACATCGAGGATGTTGCCGCTGTTGGCGCGCGGATCGCCGGGGGCGAAGTCCGGGCCGGCAATCACCAGGCGGTCGTCGCAGCCCTTGGCCACCGCGTCCACGGCGAAAAAGGTGCCGCAGTTCTCCGTCGTGGTCTTGTCCCACTTGATCTGGTAGAAGCCTTCGGCAGTGACGTTCTCGCTGAGCCCCTGGGATAGGTAGAAGAGCTGCACCGGAATCAGTGCCTCCTTGACCTCGGCGCCGGGACGGCGCAGCGCGGAGACATCCACCGGGTTGATCGAGTTGATCGAGTT
The Pseudomonas triclosanedens DNA segment above includes these coding regions:
- a CDS encoding DUF1302 domain-containing protein: MPTITMRGSFRPQALAVAVALAWTAQAHAVNFNIGELEGQFDSSLSLGTSWALRNPDPKFISNYNVVGAKGTAASRTADDGRLNFSKGDTFSKIFKGTHDLELKYGDSGAFLRGKYWYDFELKDEDLRYYNIDDRGRDQSAKASGAEFLDAFVYHNYQLGDLPGNVRFGKQVVSWGESTFIPNSINSINPVDVSALRRPGAEVKEALIPVQLFYLSQGLSENVTAEGFYQIKWDKTTTENCGTFFAVDAVAKGCDDRLVIAGPDFAPGDPRANSGNILDVAANRANAYIPRTDDHEPGDSGQFGLALRWFLPELNDTELGAYVMNYHSRNPYLSFTRTTFAGASSALTTASRVRGASYFVDYPEDIHLYGLSFQTNLSGVALSGEVSYRPNMPMQINTADLNLAAVNQVGRVNGVTTAVSPVFLDGQASNTPGAAIQGYKRLPFTQVQVTATQFFDQVLGAERLTLVGEVGYDHISGIDNSLGSLRFGRSPTFGAGELVDQSVCVGTAPGTAGASNPQQECNNKGYYTTSSWGYRVRGILDYPNVIAGINFKPNMAWSQDVNGTGPSFEEGAKAISLGLDADYQNTYTMSLSYTNYFGGDYNTLTDRDYMSVSVGVNF
- a CDS encoding DUF1329 domain-containing protein, with the translated sequence MQATTMIKGAILGLSLLACSVQAAVSAEEAAKLGTSLTPMGAQKEGNADGTIPAWNGGLQPGAAHVENGFLSDPFPNDKPLFVISAANAEQYKDKLTAGQLAMFKRYPDSYRMPVFQTRRTAASPQSVYDAVKQSAVSTQETNDGNGLANFTSHYYAFPIPKNGVEVVWNHMTRYRGTNQHRETVQATPQTNGSYNTINFVEDVAYPQMLKDADAAQSSNVLFYYKQQVTAPARLAGNVLLVHETIDQVKEPRLAWIYNAGQRRVRRAPQVAYDGPGTAADGLRTADDLDMYNGAPDRYQWKLLGKKEMYIPYNNYRLWSTKLKYDDILKAGHINPDLTRYELHRVWVVEATLKPNERHIYATRRMYIDEDTWSIVATDQYDGRGQLWRVGEGFQVNDYEQGIAVYAVQSLNDLIAGRYIAMGLLNEARKGPQFGVSSSQTDFTPAALRNAGIR